A section of the Candidatus Eremiobacteraceae bacterium genome encodes:
- a CDS encoding NAD(P)-dependent oxidoreductase — protein MKTIGLVGVGTMGAPMGESLMRAGFALRVCAHRRRDRVEKLVAAGAVEVADPAAVAAGCDALITMVPDSPQVEEALFGARGAALGLRAGSYVIDMSTISPVASRGFHARLASQGVAMLDAPVSGGPARAAAGTLAIMVGGSPEAFAACEPLLRALGTPTLVGGAGMGETVKLVNQIIISSVMVANVEGLVFAKKAGADIELVRQVIGSATGSNYILDKWLPQTWFTGSHKGGFALDLLRKDLNAALDAAKAMGVPMPLSERAAESFRAASEDGYGGEDYSAVAEPYERAAGVRVAEP, from the coding sequence GTGAAGACAATCGGATTGGTCGGAGTCGGCACGATGGGCGCGCCCATGGGCGAAAGCCTCATGCGGGCCGGTTTTGCGTTGCGCGTCTGCGCTCACCGGCGGCGAGACCGCGTCGAAAAGCTGGTGGCAGCGGGAGCCGTTGAAGTGGCCGATCCGGCGGCGGTGGCGGCCGGTTGCGATGCATTGATCACCATGGTGCCCGACTCACCGCAAGTTGAAGAAGCGCTGTTCGGCGCTCGCGGCGCCGCACTCGGATTACGCGCCGGCTCCTACGTCATCGACATGTCGACCATATCACCGGTCGCCTCGCGCGGCTTCCATGCGCGTTTAGCATCGCAAGGTGTCGCCATGCTCGATGCGCCGGTATCGGGCGGGCCGGCGCGAGCCGCCGCTGGAACGCTTGCGATCATGGTTGGTGGATCACCAGAAGCGTTCGCCGCGTGCGAGCCGCTGTTGCGGGCGCTTGGCACGCCCACACTTGTCGGCGGCGCGGGCATGGGCGAGACCGTCAAGCTCGTGAATCAGATCATCATCTCATCGGTGATGGTGGCGAACGTCGAGGGGCTCGTCTTTGCGAAGAAGGCCGGCGCCGACATCGAGCTCGTTCGCCAGGTCATCGGATCGGCGACCGGTTCGAACTACATCTTGGACAAGTGGCTGCCGCAGACGTGGTTCACCGGTTCGCATAAGGGCGGCTTCGCGCTTGATCTTCTGCGCAAGGATCTCAACGCCGCGCTCGACGCTGCGAAGGCGATGGGCGTGCCGATGCCGCTTTCGGAGCGCGCAGCCGAGAGCTTTCGCGCGGCGTCGGAAGACGGATATGGCGGCGAGGATTACAGCGCTGTGGCCGAACCGTACGAACGCGCGGCCGGCGTCCGGGTTGCCGAGCCGTAG
- a CDS encoding alpha/beta hydrolase, with protein sequence MSAEGNASPGDQCPRMRWTNILIAFAVMACVLGSGRASLAEPQPDHLAMHPCPMGKVHLSAQCGTFTVYADREARSGWMIKLNMVVLPAEHKTDQAIFWNPGGPGASATLYAPFIVDGFLQNELMSLRDRYNVVFVDNRGTGSSHPFQCDLYPPAHPEAYYRQLIPDAQLQACRDRLIANTDLNQYGTDTAADDLDDVRNALGYPKIVLDGDSYGTEFFLDYARRHPDRVESIVLQGVAPPHYLIIPLEDAGGAQRAFENLATACEADQTCHGQFPDFRAHFAALVHRIDGGPLRMTVLNAVTKTKVTVSLTKEVFADRIRQAMYSEFSASYVPYVTERAYQRDYGPLAQIVEFATDNYGRGLDIGLNLSVTCAEDIPFITPEDIASTSAGSFQGDTRVRAQQHACAIWNVRPAPAAFQEPVHTTAPVLMISGADDPTTPPSYATKALAFMPNGRQIIIPNASHDSELPCADALLVRFVLTRDAKALDATKCIGTARRPPFATSMKGFAG encoded by the coding sequence GTGAGCGCCGAAGGCAACGCATCGCCCGGTGACCAATGTCCGCGGATGCGCTGGACGAACATCCTGATCGCCTTTGCCGTTATGGCGTGTGTTCTTGGCTCAGGTCGAGCATCGCTTGCCGAGCCGCAACCCGACCACCTCGCGATGCATCCGTGCCCGATGGGCAAAGTGCATCTGTCCGCGCAGTGCGGAACGTTCACCGTCTACGCGGATCGCGAAGCGCGATCCGGCTGGATGATCAAACTCAATATGGTCGTTCTGCCGGCCGAGCATAAGACCGACCAGGCCATCTTTTGGAATCCGGGCGGTCCCGGCGCAAGCGCGACGCTGTACGCTCCGTTCATCGTGGACGGATTTCTACAGAACGAACTCATGAGCTTGCGCGACCGTTATAACGTGGTCTTCGTCGATAATCGCGGTACGGGTTCGTCGCATCCGTTCCAGTGCGATCTCTATCCGCCGGCCCACCCGGAAGCGTACTACCGTCAATTGATTCCCGATGCGCAGCTCCAAGCGTGTCGCGACCGCTTGATCGCGAACACCGATCTGAATCAGTACGGCACCGACACCGCCGCGGACGATCTCGACGACGTCCGTAATGCGCTCGGCTACCCGAAGATCGTGCTCGACGGCGATTCTTATGGCACGGAATTCTTTTTGGACTATGCGCGGCGCCACCCGGACCGGGTCGAAAGCATCGTTCTGCAGGGCGTTGCGCCGCCGCACTACCTCATAATCCCGCTCGAGGACGCCGGCGGCGCGCAACGCGCGTTTGAGAATCTCGCCACCGCCTGTGAGGCCGACCAGACGTGCCACGGACAGTTCCCGGATTTTCGCGCTCACTTCGCGGCTTTGGTCCATCGCATCGACGGCGGACCGCTGCGCATGACCGTTCTAAATGCGGTCACGAAGACCAAAGTCACGGTCTCGCTCACCAAAGAAGTGTTCGCGGATCGGATTCGTCAGGCCATGTACTCCGAATTCTCGGCAAGCTACGTGCCATATGTCACAGAACGCGCCTACCAGCGCGACTACGGCCCGCTCGCGCAGATCGTGGAATTTGCCACCGACAACTACGGCCGCGGCCTCGACATCGGCTTGAACCTTTCGGTCACGTGCGCCGAAGACATACCCTTCATCACACCCGAAGATATCGCAAGTACAAGCGCGGGATCGTTCCAGGGTGACACGCGCGTTCGAGCGCAGCAGCATGCGTGCGCGATTTGGAATGTTCGGCCCGCACCGGCGGCATTTCAAGAACCGGTGCATACGACAGCGCCCGTCCTGATGATCTCCGGTGCGGACGATCCCACAACGCCGCCGAGCTACGCAACCAAGGCGCTCGCGTTCATGCCCAACGGCCGGCAGATCATCATCCCGAACGCGTCGCACGACTCTGAGCTGCCATGCGCGGACGCGTTGCTCGTGCGTTTCGTCCTCACGCGCGACGCCAAGGCGCTCGACGCGACGAAATGCATCGGCACCGCCCGAAGGCCGCCGTTTGCAACGTCGATGAAGGGCTTCGCCGGCTAA